CCTTTATATATTGCATTAGCTCTATAAATTCTTTCTCTTTCTTGGTATAATAGGTTTCAAAGATTTGTTTAATTTTTTGGTCTGCCTGCTGCAAAGCCATACTACCGGCTAATGCACCAGGTTTTTTCTTTAATGTCTCCAGGTAGTGACTAAGTTCCAATCGCCACTCATGGCAGCCGGTAAGCCTGGCATGTTCAGCAATTTTTGCATCTTTGTAGAAGCAGCAGATTCGGCTGGAGTAGATTTTAACCATGACAAGTTCACCAACTAAATGATCAGGAACTGAGTAATGGTTTTGGTCTACCACAATGGTGGCATACTTGTCCACACGAGCATTTACTACACGGGCTGAATCAAACATTGGGGGTAAGGTTAACAGGTTGGCACGTTCCTGCTCTAAACAAGCCAGTGCTGACTGTCCATCACGGGTATCTTGGGGCTTAGCATTTAGTTTATTACATATCTTCAGCAGGTACCTATTGGCCTCATCCAAGCTTTCAAATGTATCCCTAAAGGCAAAGGCTTTACGGCGGATCACATCTACGCTACGTTCAACATGACCTTTTTCATTACCCCTACGGACATTGCAAAACCGGTAACGAAAGCCATAGTAGATGGATAATTGTAACAATCCTTCAGTGGGCTCTTTTTCTGTGCCAACAAATCGTTTAACAGCCACCTTCATGTTGTCATACACTAGGGTCTGGTATACCCCACCTACTTCTTGAAAGAACCGGGCATGTGCCTCCTGAAAACATTCAGTTTTCTGTTTAGTAAACAAATATGCATATCGGTAATTACCATAGGCAGATGTAAATGCAGCCATTTGAAGTATCTGGAGCTTTCCGCCAATTGTCAGTTTTACTTCTCCCCAGTCGAACTCGCAGACATCACCCGGTATGTAAGACTCTTTAATAAAGGCTTCTTTGGCTTTCTGTTCCAGCGATCGTACAATTCGTTTAACGCTGCTATAGCTGATGTCTATATTATCTTCCACTAGGGATTCATAAATATCAATTATTTTTTTAACTTGTTTATGTTGGCCATTCCTCCGTTTCTGTTCATTTTCATCCAAATGTTTTTTTATTAGGCTTTGAATATCTTCAGTAACTTTCCGCTTGGGTCTGTTTCCTACGGAATACTTGGGGTTTTCTACAATTTCCTGAATTAGTTCCCTGGGATCTACTAGGCCAGAGGATTGTTCCAACTCCTTTCGCTTTTCTTCGTATTTATTGATGTATCTGCGGACGGTTTTTCGATCCACACCCAACAATCTGGCAATTTCCCGCTGGGACTTTCCCTCCCGGTAATACATGATGAGTATATTTTGTTTTTGAATCAACTTGATCATCTCTCCCGGCTCCTCACATAGCTGTAATTTTGCTCTATGAGGATTATCGGCTAAGGTGGGGGAATTTTCAATGACCTTTGTGGTGTGCTTTTAAATTACCATAAACAAAGAAGGGCGTGGACAAGGTGAGGGTAAAGATTATAAACCTTGGATAAAGGTACAAGACTTTCCTTCCAAAGGGTGGTCTACGAAGTCACCCGGATGGAACAGTAATCGACTGCATCACTTCATGTCTCAGCTTGAATTACAGTATTTCTATTTGTTAGAGTGGTCCGATGTCCCCCTGTGTTAGGATAGTTGTCATAGACCTCTAAATGAACTATAGTTAGTAAAGCAGCTTACTAGGGAGGAAATTATGACAAGATACAGTGATGAATTTAAATACTCTATTATAAAAAGAATGATGCCCCCCAATAATGAATCCGTTAAAGCCATTTCTAAAGAAACCGGCCTTTCCGAAGGTACGCTACACGCTTGGAAGAAGAAGGCCAGAGCTAACGGCATAGCTGTTCCAAGCGGTGAGCCTGAAGCGGAAAGATGGAGTACACAGGATAAATTTCTGATAGTTGTTGAAACAGCATCTTTAAGCGAGATTGAAATGGCTGAATATTGCCGTTCAAAAGGTCTCTTTGTTGAACAGGTGGAAGCCTGGCGAGATGCCTGTATGCAGGCCAATGGCGGTATTGCCCAACAAGCTGCTCAACTACAAAAGGATCTTCGCCAAAAAGATCGGTTGAATATTGCCATAGGAAAGAGCCAACTATGCCATATTTTTGAGCCACTTATGACATCAAATTGAACCACCGATGACATTAATAGGGCCACCACCTTTAGTAGTGACCCCAGATGGTTATTTTTCTAAACCATGTCGTTCTCTCATAGATATCTCCCCATCAATCAGAATAGTATAGGAATCATGGACAATACGGTCTAAAATGGAATCTGCCAAGGTTACCTCACCTATTTTTTCATGCCACCCTCTAGGATCAAACTGGGAACAAAAAATGGTTGAACCTGTCTGATGTCTTGACTCCACTATTTCCAGAAGGTCCCGTGCCTCGCTCCCCTTTAAAGGTGTTAGAAGCCATTCATCTAGTATAAGGAGATTAACTTTCTTGTATTGCTTGATAACCTTTTGGAATATGCCCTCACCTCTGGCGATTGTTAATTCATCAAGTAGATCAGGTAGCCGTACATACCTAACTTTGTAGAATTGCCGGCATGCAGCAACTCCAAAGGCGCAAGCTAGATAGGTTTTGCCGTTACCTGAAGCGCCCATAATAATGATATTGTGGTGATCTTGAATATACTGACCTGAAGCCAACCGGAGAATTTGAGCTTTATCAAGCTTTCTATCTGGATGATATTCTATATCCTCAATACATGCTTGGTTGTACCGGAATTGTGATCCTTTAATCAGGAGGTTCAGCTTATTATTCTTTCTCCGTGACCATTCCACATCCACAAGAAGGCTGAAGCGATCTTCAAAGGATAGTTCCCGGTAATCGGTATCATGCAACTGTTTCCTGTAGGTTTCGGCCATTGCAGTTAAACGCATATCATTTAATTTTGATATTGTATTTTCGTTAGTCATTGTTTTTACCTCCATAGTAAGCGGCTCCCCTAGTGAATCCGTAAGAGCTGGCTGTCTTTTTAGTTGTGTTATCCACAGTTGGATTCACCTCAGATAATTTATCTTGGCCCGTCTTTAGGATGGTTTGAATACTCTTTAGGGTGGGTCTGGGGGTATAGTCTAGAGCCCTTTTACATGCGGCTTCGATGCGTTCAACCGAATGTTTATCAGCTAGCTTCATTAGTGCTAAGCAAGATTTAAGTCCTTGCTTTTCTGTCTTGTAAGAGGCTAAAATGCTTTTAACAGTGGTTAATGTGTGTGATCCAACTTTACTTGCCCATTCAAGAATTGAATCTTGGTTGAACTCAATGTATTTTTTATGATTATCAGGCATGTGTTCTGGAATTGTGGATGCTTGTCCTACTTTCCCAGAAAGCCTTTTATGGGAGGCAATACGGAAATGTTTGAAGAAAATTTCCACCACATTCTTCGTAATCCGGACATCAACTAGTTGTTTGATATATTCATAAGGAACTGAGTAATATATTTTATCCACAGATATATGATAATCATATTGTACGGTGGCTTTTTTCCAAGTAGCTAGCTCGTATGGGGAAGCAGGCAGTGGAATTAGCGCAAATTTCTCCTCTTCCGTGAAAGCGGAAAGCCTGTTTCCTGGCTTTTTTTGAAAAGATTTGGTGTTGTATTCCGTTAATTTTTTGTGGATGGCTTCATTGAGTTCTTTAATTGAGAAAAACTGCTGATTGCGGAGAGAGGCAATAATCCAAGTGGAGATGATACCTACAGTACCTTCTGCACTAGGTTTATCTTTAGGGTGACGTACTCTGGCTGGCATAATAGAGGTGTTGTAATGTTCAGCCATTTCCTGATACGTGCGGTTAATAATGGGATCAGTCTGGGAGGACTTTTCCACACCAGTTTTTAAGTTGTCCGGTACAATCATTCTGGTCACACCACCGAAGAACTTGAAGGCATGAATGTGAGCCGTGATCCAACTCTCGGTTTCCATCGAGAGAAAAGCTTCTACATAAGCATATTGACTGCAGGGTAACGCTGCAACAAATACGTAAGCGGTGATATCTTCTCCTGTGATGTTATCTTTAATGGACATAGTCTGGCCTGCCCAGTCTACTTCCATTAATTCACCGGGCTTTCTTTTTATTCTCATAGTGGCTTTTGTAGTATTGGCATAATCATGATAAAACCGGCAAAATTGTCGATAACTATAAGGTATCTTATGATTCTGCCTGCAGTTCTGGCAATATTCATCCCACAAAAGCGAAAGTGTTACCCCACTTTTAGCCATTTCCTTGTGGATATACTCGCAGTCAGGCCTTCTCCTGAAGGTAAGAGAAACATTCTTTTCAGGAAACAAAACATCCTGGAGCTGACCATCTGACATATCCTTCTCAAATGGCCAAGAAATACCCTGACTTTCAGCTCGTTTGAGAACTTCGCTCACAGTGTTCCTTGAGTTGGAGCAACTTGCGGCAATGCCTCTCATACTAAGACCCTGGGCATGAAGCCTCAGGATTTCCCGGTACTTGATCATAAAAAAACCTCCTGTAATCAGAATTGTACTTTTATGTACAGTGTTGATTATACAAGAGGTGGCTCTTTCGATGGCAGAACTGGCTTAAAATCATGTCATACGTGGCTCAGAAACATGGCACGAGTGGTATATTTTGTTGTCTTTATTCAATCGTGAACTAAAAGATCTCCAAAAGGAACTTAAACGAAAAGAAGCTGCACTTGCTGAAACTGCTGCACTTTTAGTTCTAAGAAAAAAGGCCCAAGCGATCTGGGGGGACCCCGAGGACGAATGATCAGTGTCTCAGATCGCAAAAAAGCCATTTCACTGATCAAAGAAGCTGTTGCTAACGGGGCTAGAGAACCAGAGGCTTGTAAGGTACTTGGAATTACTCAACGTACCCTGCAACGTTGGCGAAGTAGTTTAACACCTATTGAAGACCAACGAAAGAATGCTAAACGGCCGGAACCTGCAAACAAGCTTAGCATAGATGAAAGACAAGCCATTATAGAAACTGCCAATCAACCTGAATTTAAGAGTTTACCACCTAGTCAAATTGTTCCCCGACTAGCCGACCAAGGCATTTACCTAGCTTCAGAGTCAACATTTTACCGGGTGCTGAAAGAAAACAACATGCAACATCATCGTGGAAGAGCTAAAAAACCATGTGCTAAGCCAATCTCAACTCATTGTGCTACAAGTCCAAACCAAGTTTGGATGTGGGATATTACTTGGTTACCAGGTCCTGCTAAGGGCATTTTTTTCTACCTATATCTAATTTTAGACCTATTCAGCCGTAAGATAGTTGCTTGGGATATCTGGACTGAAGAGTCCTCTGAAAATGCTAGCATATTAGTACGACGGGCCATAATGTCTGAGAAACGTACTCTAGCTAATGAGCCACTGGTTTTGCATTCAGATAACGGTAGCCCAATGAAAGGGGCAACCCTACTGGAAACACTCTATCAGTTGGGGATAACTCCATCTAAAAGTCGCCCAAGAGTTAGCAATGATAACCCTTACGCGGAATCCATTTTCCGCACTTGCAAATACCGCCCTAATTACCCGGCTAAAGGATTTGACACATTGACTGAAGCTAGGGAATGAGTACTATCATTCACCAGATGGTACAATCAGGAACACCGACACAGTGGTCTTAATTTCCTGACCCCAAATCAAAGGCATAATGGTCTCTCAACACAGATTCTTGAGCGAAGAAAACAGGTTTATGAAGAAGCTAAATTAAAGCATCCAGAGAGATGGTCAGGCCCAATCAGGGATTGGACATTAGACGAAGTTGTTTGGCTGAATCCAGAGCGTGTTGAAGAGCCTGAATCCAAGGAAAAACATGCATAATACACAGAAAGTAAAATACAGGCGGTTTCCCGAGAGAGGGGAAATATATCTCCAAGCAACAGCCGCCGCTTGCGGTCGGAGCGAAGCGGAGAGTCTTGACTCATGTGCTAAGCTGTATAAGCCCGACCGTAAATAAGTGAATTTTGGCGTATATCCGTCGGTCGGGTTATCTCACGATTAGCACATGAAGTCAAGACCGGCGGTGGGTACACAACTAAACTATCTTACAATTTCAGCGACAACTATCTTGACAAACGCCGCTACCAGACCACTGCACATAATCAATATCTTGATAGGCTAACGAAATATTAAGCAATTCTATGAAACAGGAAGCAATACTTGTGTTTTATGTGTCTATTTAACGGGGGACGCCGCACCTACAGAACTTGGGTTTAGATTGAAACCACACTCCGGTGACTAACGGGAGATGTCAGCAATTTGAATTTAAATTAAAATTCTACTACTTTGGGTGGTTGACCGGAAAAGTCTGCAATAACAGCGGTTCCGTGTTCAATATAAAATGCCTCAAAGACTGGATTATCTGCTGTTTGGTAAATTGATTTTACCAAAGCACTTCTTTCCAGGATTTTTTCCTTAATCCCCAGATCATTACTAAATTTTACTTCGCCGCTAAGTCTTATCCAAGCAAACTGAGGTGTAGAAGCTGAAAACTCCACAAAGGGGTTTACCTTTAGCTGTTTAAAGACATCCTTTGTATTAGCTGTGCAAAAATAGAGTTTACCATCGTCTTCAAGCATGAACTGAAAAGGTCTTACTTTTGGTTTTCCCTCTTCGGCAGTTGCTAAAAAACCGGTGCTGTTTTCGTTTAGGAACCTTACTACTTCTTGCATTTAAATACCTCCAAAGAGTTTTTATTTATAGTGTTTATACACACTATTTACTAAAGTTAAATATAAAAGTTAGATATCTAACATTATGCTTAAAAATATATGAATCTGTTACAGATTCATTTTTGTGCATCAAATCTAGAGTTAACATCATTCAGTAACCTTTCAAGGGCCTCTGATTCTTCTTCAGTTAAGTCTCCGTAGAGTATACCATTAAGTTTTGCGGAAATATCATCAAAGATTGGTTTTAACTCAAATCCTTTCTTGGTTAATTTTATATAGGTAACTCTACTATCCGTGTGGCTTTTTTCCTTCTCTACAAAACCGTATTGTACTAGCTTTTCTATTAATACTGTAACAGTAGGTTTTGTTCGATGGATTTTAGCTGCTAACTCCTTCATAGTAAATTTTTCACCATGAAAAAGAATAACTAAAATATCTCCATGAGAAGGAACGATCCCTTCAACTCCGTGACTTTCTAGTTCTCTAATAATTAATTTAGTTGCCTTTTCTCTTATTCTGCTTATTATGGAAAGGGCATTTCCTTTTCTCATAATCACATTATAATTAGATATCTAACCAATGTCAACTACTTTTACATTAAGTGCTTGCTTTGCAAAATTATCATACTCAATTAAACAAGAAATTTCAAAATATTTGCTGACAACTACCATATTAAAAAATGCTGGGTCCGATAAATATGTATTACTGACTAGATTATTTTATTTGATGTAAGTTGTTAAACATAATTAAGAACCCACAAATGTAATACTTTTACAAAAAACCAAAGCAAAAGATATCCAGTGGAGACTAAAATAGACAATAGCATTAAGGGAAAGGCAACTTTCATAAAACCTATAAAACTAATACCTGAATCCGTGAGTTACCTATTCTGTAACCTTATCTTTCAGTAAAATATGTAAAAATTTGTATTATAAGGATTGCCACTAGCATTTAATGAATCTCTCAATAGTATTGAGCTTAAATTTGGCAATAAAAATCTAAGCACTCCTTTTAGTGCAAAGTTTTATCGTTCTGTGGATATTTCTATCTTGCTAAACACACAGAGTAAGCTTGTTTAAACTTGGATTCGGAAAGTAACTTTTAGAAATCCTCTAACGTCAAGGCTTCAAAGTCATTTTTACGTGTAAAAATTTTAGCAAAAAAAAGGGTACACCACTCCTTAGCTGGAAATGTTTTAGTGACCAAACCAAATCATTCCAAAGGATGGTGACCCTCTAAAATGATGGTATCACAACTTATTACCACAAATCAACTTGAAACTATGTCCCGTCAACAACGACGTAACTTGGAACGCAAATACCAAAAGAAATTAAATTCCCTACAACACCAGACTAGCAAAAGCGATCTTCCGCTTAGGTTTGACAATTCGTCTGTAACCGCTTATGGAAGTTTTGGTATACTAGAGGCTTTTAAGAAGGCTGTTGATTTACCCGGTATGCTTAAACGGGTCTCTCTTAAGCGGCATCATAACTGTAAATACTCTGATACAGAGTTGTTGGATACGATCATTGATGCCCTCTCATTGGGATTATTGCGGTTTTCTCATATGAATGCTCTACAAACTGATCCTGGGTACCAGAAAATTAAGGAAGTAACACAAGTGCCTGACGAGAGCACCTTGCGAAACTTTGTATCTCTTATATGTGAGCAGGAGGCATTAGACCAATTGTCTCTGGTGAATCAGGAACTGTTATCCTTAAAGGCCAAATGCGACCAATCCCGCGAAGTCTAGCTGGATATTGACGACAGTGTCCTCACTGTTTTCGGTAAACAGGAGGGATCAAAAGTCGGTTACAATCCCCGGTATCACGGGCGACCTTCCTACAAAGTAAAAGTAGCGTTTATCTCCGGAACTTGCGAACTGGTCAATGCTGGCTTATATAGTGGGAATGTCGCCAGTAACGGCCAATTTATGGAGTTTCTTAAAGAGACACTAGAGATCTTAGCCAACCAGAATATCCTCGTAAAAGGCATACGCATGGATAAAGGTTTTTTTGATGAAGATAACTTCGCCTACCTGGAAGAACAGGGCATTGAGTATATTTGTAAGGCTAAGCTCACCAGTAATATGAAAAAAGTCATTAAATACCTTGATGATCAGGAACGATGGCAGCCTTTGAGCAACCACTACGCTGCAGCAGAAATTACTCTTCCATTGCCTAAATGGTCCAAAGCCCGCAGGTTTGTATTTATCCGTGAAACTCAAGAACCAAAGGTATCTGGTGAGCAACTTAACTTTGACCTAAAGACATTTGATTACCAAGTGATAATTACTTCTAGCGACGAGTACAACCCAGAGGAGGTATGGCACCAATACAATAAGCGTTGCAATATTGAAAACAAAATTGATGAACTCAAGGTTGGTCTAGGCTTTGAAAAAATGAGTCAGGCAGAGTTGGATCGAAATATAGCCTTTATGTGGCTCAAAGTATTATCGTATAACATTCTCAACTGGTTTCGCTTGGTCTTATTGGATGGCAAAGACAGTCGTGCTGAAGTGCCAACTATCCGCCGCAAAATACTGAATGTACCTGGGAACATTGTAGGCAACGACCGTTACCGCCATATAAAGTTAGCCCCTAATCCCTGGCTACAAAAGGTTTTGAAAAATGCCAAGGAAAAACTACAAGAATTTCTCTGCACACAGGCATGGGTTGCAGTAAGTTCCGGTTAAACAAACATCGGACGACCTAAATATCTGGTGTCACTGATCCCCCAAAAGGGGTCTTATTAACTGTACCCTAAAACCTAGCCTTTATTGGGGTACTTAGGAGTAATACCATATTCCAGACGCCAAGAATTTCAGAGACCATAAAAACAGTGGTTTAATGCCCTAAAATTTGGTTATTTGAGGGATTAAGTCAAGCTCGGGAAGCTACTTTCCGATTTCAAGTTAAATGTTTCAAACCAGGGACTGTGCTTTCCAAATCGTAATTTCTTCTTTCTTGCATGTGAAACTAACCGTGATGCCAACGTGATTAAGTTCTGAATCACCGTCCTAATCCTACGGCGTTCTGCCTGCTTTCGCAAGGGCACATGCTGCATTCTAGTTGTTGATTGTCCTATCATGCGCAACAGATTGTAGGCCACTACTCCAAAATGTAGTATTAGGTTGTTAGTGTCAAATTTGCCAGAGGGCAGTCTTTCTAAATCCAGGTCTGTCTTAAGTTCGCTGTGAAACTGCTCACTGGTGCCATGTTCGTGGTATAGTCTTTCGATTACATGTGGAGGGTCTGGCAATGAGGTCCAATAGGTTTCTGCCTCCACCTGGGGTACGAGAAATATCTGGCCATCTTTACCAAAGGTTCTTTCGGTAATTTTGTAAACTACCCTGATTTCTCTTTTCAGCTCCTTTTTGTATTTCATCATGGAACCATAGTAGACTTTTTTACCTTCACGTTCCTGGCAGTAAATATCTTTATTGTTCTTTGCCAATAGTAGCCACCCTTCAGGGGTTTCTTTGCGAAGGTTTCGCTTAATAATGAAATCAGCCTTAGTATCATCATTTAAGCAAATTTCAATATTACTAGCGCTGTCATTGCCTGAGTCCATCCTTAAAAGCAAAGGCAACTGGGTAATTTTTCGGGCATAGCGAATGCTTTCGGCAACAAATTCCGAAGTATTCTTTTGGCAATGTTCACTTCCTTGGCGTAACTCAGTATTTACGCAATAACCTTCCTTTGCTAGATATGCAAAGATGGGAGCATAACCATCAGTGCCTTTGTAGGTACGGGAGACCCCTTCTTTTTTGGTGTTAGAGTTATCAAAGGGAGACACATCAATATCCAGTGGAAGATAAGTTCTGTTTTCCAGGCCTAGGTATACTGGGGTTAGCGGTGCATTGGTTTTCTTGATTAGCCCCGCAGATTCTTCCAACAGGATATTATTCCATTGCTTATCTTTAGCAACCATATCTAATCGTTGGCGAAGGGTTGGGCTTGACGGTGTCTCTTTGATGTTTAACGAGATTGCAAAGAAATTATCTTCTCGAAAGGGTTCAATGTGGTCAAAATCACTCTTGCCTTGGCATAACAAGCCAATGTAGGCGATACCAACACTTCCATTAGAAATATGGGGTTTCTTTTGTTCAGCAGACATTGTATTGTTCAGTCGTGTTTTTATCTTGGTATTAGTCAGTAAGGCTCCGATAAGAGCTAAGCCCGAATGGGTGGTTAGCTCTTTGTCACCTTGTTCAATTTCAAAGATAGTGAGCCTATCATCGTCTCTGTTTTTGGTTTTGATTTTCTTGTTTCTTATCTTTTTCATGTTGCACCCCTGAGGTGAAGATTAGAAATATCGATTAGATGTATATTTCTACATATTCCTTCATTTCCCTATAAATTATGGGGTGAGACAGAAAATTACTTTACGGATTCAGGTTATTATCTATAGTAGCCATTTTAGGAGGGATGGGGATATTTACTTTATATTCATTAGAGATGCAGGATCTACTTATGAAAGATATCTCACCATCTATTTTTACCAATAGTGTTATTTATTTCTTTATTGGCCTAACAGTACTATTAGGAATTAATTTTTTTGACTATAGAAGGCTAAAAGTTTATGGTTTTAACTTGTATGCCGGCACCATATTTATCTGGTTAATGCTGCTTGGGTTAGGTAAGACATTTATTAATGGAAAACCATATTTGAACTTGGGTTTTATAAACATAAACTATATTGATGTTACTCCGGTGCTGTTAACTATTGCAGTGGCGGGTATTTTTTTAAACAAAGATTGGGCCAAGCCTAATTGGTTTGTTAGTACTGTTTTTCTACTTATTGTACCTAATATCTTGTATATCGGTAGTAGTTCTGTGGCATCGGCAATTATATACACGGTGGTTTATCTAATCCTAATGGTACTATCTGGAGCTAGAAAAAACAGTATGTTAGCATAGCTATAATACCAATAGGTTTGTTTGTATTTGCTTTATTTCAAGAATCCTATAGATTGAATAGATTGCTTACGTTTATTAATCCCCATAATGACCCGATGGGTAGTGGATATATCTATATCCAATCAATTGAAGCAATAAAATCCGCAGGGCTATGGGGGCAGGGGTTTACTTTTTCGGGGAATCTACCAGAAATTCACACAGATTTAATTTTTTCTTATATGGTATATACCTTTGGTTGGGTTGCCGGTGCTATTGTTATAATGCTAGCACTTGCTTTGATAGCAATTATGACAGGTGTGTTTAGGCAGATTAAAGATAAGTTTGGTAAATTACTGGTTGCGGGTCTAACTAGTATTCTTGGGTTACATTTTCTCTGTAATATCTTAATGACAGTAGGATTTGCACCAATCAGTGGAATAAGTTTACCCTTCTTCAGCTACGGCGGCTCCCAAACTGTTATAAACATGGCAATGATGGGTGTAGTTTTAAGTATTTACAGACGAAAAAATCTAGTTACTAATCCAATCCAGATTAATAAACACCAATTATAATCATTTTGATACAATATATAACTTCATTTTGAAAGAGGTAAAAGAACCTAAGTAAGCAAAACCGGCAACCTTCAAGTGGCTCAAGTTCTTTATGAGTTCATTAAATCAGAGGTCCTTCCAGGCAGCGGGCTGAACCATTTTATCAATCAA
This genomic interval from Desulforamulus reducens MI-1 contains the following:
- the istA gene encoding IS21 family transposase, which codes for MIKLIQKQNILIMYYREGKSQREIARLLGVDRKTVRRYINKYEEKRKELEQSSGLVDPRELIQEIVENPKYSVGNRPKRKVTEDIQSLIKKHLDENEQKRRNGQHKQVKKIIDIYESLVEDNIDISYSSVKRIVRSLEQKAKEAFIKESYIPGDVCEFDWGEVKLTIGGKLQILQMAAFTSAYGNYRYAYLFTKQKTECFQEAHARFFQEVGGVYQTLVYDNMKVAVKRFVGTEKEPTEGLLQLSIYYGFRYRFCNVRRGNEKGHVERSVDVIRRKAFAFRDTFESLDEANRYLLKICNKLNAKPQDTRDGQSALACLEQERANLLTLPPMFDSARVVNARVDKYATIVVDQNHYSVPDHLVGELVMVKIYSSRICCFYKDAKIAEHARLTGCHEWRLELSHYLETLKKKPGALAGSMALQQADQKIKQIFETYYTKKEKEFIELMQYIKDGTSLSDVEKSITELCKIHPSHVTTDKIKALCAKRRENISEIAIISQVAQDITDQAIQHLKMYDKLFNTQNLAPKEAIA
- a CDS encoding transposase, yielding MTRYSDEFKYSIIKRMMPPNNESVKAISKETGLSEGTLHAWKKKARANGIAVPSGEPEAERWSTQDKFLIVVETASLSEIEMAEYCRSKGLFVEQVEAWRDACMQANGGIAQQAAQLQKDLRQKDRLNIAIGKSQLCHIFEPLMTSN
- the istB gene encoding IS21-like element helper ATPase IstB, which produces MTNENTISKLNDMRLTAMAETYRKQLHDTDYRELSFEDRFSLLVDVEWSRRKNNKLNLLIKGSQFRYNQACIEDIEYHPDRKLDKAQILRLASGQYIQDHHNIIIMGASGNGKTYLACAFGVAACRQFYKVRYVRLPDLLDELTIARGEGIFQKVIKQYKKVNLLILDEWLLTPLKGSEARDLLEIVESRHQTGSTIFCSQFDPRGWHEKIGEVTLADSILDRIVHDSYTILIDGEISMRERHGLEK
- the istA gene encoding IS21 family transposase; amino-acid sequence: MIKYREILRLHAQGLSMRGIAASCSNSRNTVSEVLKRAESQGISWPFEKDMSDGQLQDVLFPEKNVSLTFRRRPDCEYIHKEMAKSGVTLSLLWDEYCQNCRQNHKIPYSYRQFCRFYHDYANTTKATMRIKRKPGELMEVDWAGQTMSIKDNITGEDITAYVFVAALPCSQYAYVEAFLSMETESWITAHIHAFKFFGGVTRMIVPDNLKTGVEKSSQTDPIINRTYQEMAEHYNTSIMPARVRHPKDKPSAEGTVGIISTWIIASLRNQQFFSIKELNEAIHKKLTEYNTKSFQKKPGNRLSAFTEEEKFALIPLPASPYELATWKKATVQYDYHISVDKIYYSVPYEYIKQLVDVRITKNVVEIFFKHFRIASHKRLSGKVGQASTIPEHMPDNHKKYIEFNQDSILEWASKVGSHTLTTVKSILASYKTEKQGLKSCLALMKLADKHSVERIEAACKRALDYTPRPTLKSIQTILKTGQDKLSEVNPTVDNTTKKTASSYGFTRGAAYYGGKNND
- a CDS encoding IS3 family transposase; this translates as MISVSDRKKAISLIKEAVANGAREPEACKVLGITQRTLQRWRSSLTPIEDQRKNAKRPEPANKLSIDERQAIIETANQPEFKSLPPSQIVPRLADQGIYLASESTFYRVLKENNMQHHRGRAKKPCAKPISTHCATSPNQVWMWDITWLPGPAKGIFFYLYLILDLFSRKIVAWDIWTEESSENASILVRRAIMSEKRTLANEPLVLHSDNGSPMKGATLLETLYQLGITPSKSRPRVSNDNPYAESIFRTCKYRPNYPAKGFDTLTEARE
- a CDS encoding pyridoxamine 5'-phosphate oxidase family protein codes for the protein MQEVVRFLNENSTGFLATAEEGKPKVRPFQFMLEDDGKLYFCTANTKDVFKQLKVNPFVEFSASTPQFAWIRLSGEVKFSNDLGIKEKILERSALVKSIYQTADNPVFEAFYIEHGTAVIADFSGQPPKVVEF
- a CDS encoding MarR family winged helix-turn-helix transcriptional regulator codes for the protein MRKGNALSIISRIREKATKLIIRELESHGVEGIVPSHGDILVILFHGEKFTMKELAAKIHRTKPTVTVLIEKLVQYGFVEKEKSHTDSRVTYIKLTKKGFELKPIFDDISAKLNGILYGDLTEEESEALERLLNDVNSRFDAQK
- a CDS encoding IS1380-like element ISDre4 family transposase — protein: MKKIRNKKIKTKNRDDDRLTIFEIEQGDKELTTHSGLALIGALLTNTKIKTRLNNTMSAEQKKPHISNGSVGIAYIGLLCQGKSDFDHIEPFREDNFFAISLNIKETPSSPTLRQRLDMVAKDKQWNNILLEESAGLIKKTNAPLTPVYLGLENRTYLPLDIDVSPFDNSNTKKEGVSRTYKGTDGYAPIFAYLAKEGYCVNTELRQGSEHCQKNTSEFVAESIRYARKITQLPLLLRMDSGNDSASNIEICLNDDTKADFIIKRNLRKETPEGWLLLAKNNKDIYCQEREGKKVYYGSMMKYKKELKREIRVVYKITERTFGKDGQIFLVPQVEAETYWTSLPDPPHVIERLYHEHGTSEQFHSELKTDLDLERLPSGKFDTNNLILHFGVVAYNLLRMIGQSTTRMQHVPLRKQAERRRIRTVIQNLITLASRLVSHARKKKLRFGKHSPWFETFNLKSESSFPSLT